ATGGATTTTAAATCTTTAATTCTTTCTCCCAACTCATCAAGTATCTTGATTTTTTCTCTTACCTTTTCTTTTCTGTACGAAGTTATATCGCAACGAGATAACATAAGAACTTTATCAAGTCGATGTCCCATATCTTTTATAAATCTTCGCACGGCGGAATCTGTCCATTTCCGTGTATAAAGGTTGGCACGCATATGTTTTGCTATTAAAAACGATATATCTTCTTTAAGTTCCTTTGGAAACTTCAGACGTGAGAGGATAGAGTAAGCCATCTTTGAGCCTAGTTCCTCGTGTCTGTAAAAATGAATCTCGTTTTTTTCTACTGCTTTTACATACGGTTTTGCAATATCGTGTAATAATGTTGCCCATCTCAAAGTTTCGTCTTTGGGCGTATTTTCAACTACTTTTAAAGTATGTAGCCATACATCTTTATGGTGATGGTCGCTTTCTTGATGTAGGTTTTTTAACGGATACAATTCCGGTATGAAAAAATTCAAAATCTTTGCGTTCATCATATCTGTTAATGCTTTTATGACAAACTCTCCGAGTAAGAGTTTATTCATTTCTGCTCGAATTCTCTCTTCGGAAATATACATTATTCTAAACGCATTTTTTTCGATTGATTTATAGGTCGCGTTTTCTATTTTGAACCCTAGTTGGGATTGAAAACGAAACGCTCTTAAAATTCTTAAAGGGTCATCCTGAAAAGATTCATCCGGATGAGAAGGCGTACGTATTATTTTTTCCGAAAGATCTTTGGCTCCGTTATATATATCTATGATTTTTCCCTCGGGAGAGATTGCAAGCGTATTAATGGTAAAATCCCTTCGTTTAAGATCTTCCTCAAAATTTGTGCCGAATTCTACTGCAGGTTTTCTATTTCGGGGACGATATGTTTCTTTTTTTCTGTAAGTTGTTATATGTAGCTCTTTGCCATCGATGATAGCTCCAACAGTGCCAAAAGCTATCCCCACGGGAAAGTTTTTAATCTTATTCTTATTCAGTATTTCTCTTGTCTTTTGTGGTGGGAAAGAAGTGGCAAAATCAAAATCTGTTAATTCTTTATTCAGAAGCATATCTCTAACAGAACCGCCTACGAGAAAAATTTCCCCTTTTTCTTTTTTGAATATCTCGTATATTTTTTTGAATATACCCATTTCCATAATGGGCAATTATAGCACAGCTTATAGATTGTGGTATAATGACTACACCTTTTGGACAGAAGACTATAGACCAAAGACCATAGACTAAAAAAAGGTCTTTAGTCTTCGGTCTTCAGTCTTTGGTCTTATATTAATATGAGAATCTTTAAATCCAGATTACAAAAAAAACTTATACTTTCTTTTCTTGCCGTTGGTATAGCTCCAATGGTTATATCGATTTTTATGACTACTCAAATTATGTCCAGGCGCGTGGAAGAAGACATTAAAAACACCATATATGACGCTTATAATTTAGCGGAAGAGGAAATCACCCAATTACAAGAAATGGCTTTTGAAAGCAATGAACATTACTTGAATCAACCCGAATTCTTTAAAAATACAAAAAAAGCTTTCTTGGAAATTAAAACATGGGAGGAACAACCCTATTTGCCTATCGCAGAAAATGTTTTCCTTTATAAAGGTCCTCATGCAAAAGAAGGGAAATTGTTTATAGAGGTAGGAGTGGGGCAATTAAAGACTTTAATGGCTGGAGTAGTATCGCCCATAAAGGATGAAAACGAAAATGTTATCGGCGGATTGGGAACAGTATATCCCCTAGGTCAGAGATTCGAGCAGAATATAACTCGTCTTACAGGAGTTGCAGTGCGAATTTTTGCAATGGTTTCATCGGAAGAAGAAGAGAAAGAGATTAGAGATGTAAAATTCTCCCCAAAAGCCGAAGAAGAAATTTTCCAGAAACACGAAACATATTATGACCAGGGAGCAACATTAAAAGGTAAACCGTATGCTGCTTTATGTAAACCCTTTATGGGAGAAGACAAAATTTTGGGGCTTATGCTTATAGGTATTCCAAAAACTTATGCTTTCCAAACGGTTCTTAAGGAATATCTTCCTTTTTTCTTGGGTATATGGATATTAGTAGCCGGAGCCTTGGGATATATCATAACTCGTGGAATAACAAACCCGATAAGCAAATTCATCAAGGGAGCAAATGCTATTGCATCCGGCGACTTGAACCAACACATTATTCTTAATTCCAAAGATGAAATCGGTAGTTTGGCGTTGGCATTTAACAATATGGCAGCAGAACTTAAAAAAATGCAGAAGATGCAGGAAGAACTTAGAAAACTTGATAGGTTGTCTGCTTTGGGGCAACTGACGGCTGAAGTTGCGCATGAGGTTAAAAATCCGCTGGGCATAATAAAAAACTCCGCGCAAATTTTGGAAAGCAGCCCTTTAGATGAAATAAAAAGAAAGGAAATCGTAAACTTTATCATAGAAGAAGCCGAACGTATAAATAAAGTTGTTGATAATTTCCTGCAATTTGCAAAATCGCCAAAAACAAGAAAACAAAAGACTAACATAATTGAAGTATTAAATAGAACTGTTCAGCTTGTTAGCGACACCTTGGTAAAAAATGATATCGAAGTTATTAAAGAGTATAAAGACTCTGTTCCGTTGATTCGTACTGACCAATCTCAATTGCAGCAGCTTTTCTTAAATTTAACATTAAATGCAATAGAAGCAATGCCTGAAGGAGGCAGGTTGAAAATTTTAACTCAACTTGAATTCGAAAAAACACTTGGACATACAAAAGAGCAGTGGATAAAAATTGTTTTTTCAGATACAGGTCGCGGGGTATCTGCCAAACTGAAAAAGAAAATTTTTGAACCTTTTTATACAACGCGCAAACATGGGACAGGATTGGGTCTATCGA
The bacterium DNA segment above includes these coding regions:
- a CDS encoding HD domain-containing protein, which encodes MEMGIFKKIYEIFKKEKGEIFLVGGSVRDMLLNKELTDFDFATSFPPQKTREILNKNKIKNFPVGIAFGTVGAIIDGKELHITTYRKKETYRPRNRKPAVEFGTNFEEDLKRRDFTINTLAISPEGKIIDIYNGAKDLSEKIIRTPSHPDESFQDDPLRILRAFRFQSQLGFKIENATYKSIEKNAFRIMYISEERIRAEMNKLLLGEFVIKALTDMMNAKILNFFIPELYPLKNLHQESDHHHKDVWLHTLKVVENTPKDETLRWATLLHDIAKPYVKAVEKNEIHFYRHEELGSKMAYSILSRLKFPKELKEDISFLIAKHMRANLYTRKWTDSAVRRFIKDMGHRLDKVLMLSRCDITSYRKEKVREKIKILDELGERIKDLKSIKELKCPISGDDIMKQFNLSAGPMIGKIKDFVMNEIIEGRLPQDADKEIYFQSASKFLENTKK
- a CDS encoding HAMP domain-containing protein; this encodes MRIFKSRLQKKLILSFLAVGIAPMVISIFMTTQIMSRRVEEDIKNTIYDAYNLAEEEITQLQEMAFESNEHYLNQPEFFKNTKKAFLEIKTWEEQPYLPIAENVFLYKGPHAKEGKLFIEVGVGQLKTLMAGVVSPIKDENENVIGGLGTVYPLGQRFEQNITRLTGVAVRIFAMVSSEEEEKEIRDVKFSPKAEEEIFQKHETYYDQGATLKGKPYAALCKPFMGEDKILGLMLIGIPKTYAFQTVLKEYLPFFLGIWILVAGALGYIITRGITNPISKFIKGANAIASGDLNQHIILNSKDEIGSLALAFNNMAAELKKMQKMQEELRKLDRLSALGQLTAEVAHEVKNPLGIIKNSAQILESSPLDEIKRKEIVNFIIEEAERINKVVDNFLQFAKSPKTRKQKTNIIEVLNRTVQLVSDTLVKNDIEVIKEYKDSVPLIRTDQSQLQQLFLNLTLNAIEAMPEGGRLKILTQLEFEKTLGHTKEQWIKIVFSDTGRGVSAKLKKKIFEPFYTTRKHGTGLGLSISRKIVENHGGKITLESEVGKGSSFKILLPV